GCGCAGCGTTTCGGCCCATTGGGCGGGATCGAAATCGAAGATCCCGCCCATGTCGCCGATGATCCCGGCGTTCGCGAAGGCGACGTCGAGTGCGCCGAAATTATCCTTAGCGGCCGCGACGAGCGAGGCGACATCGGCCTCGACGCCCGCGTCGATCTCGAGCGCGACGACTTCGCCGCCGGCATCCTTCACCAGCTTCGCCGTGTCATGCACCGCCGCCGTCTTGTCGCCGATGACCAGCTTCGCGCCTTCGGCGGCGAAGCGCAGCGCGCTCGCGCGGCCGATGCCGCTGCCCGCACCCGTGATGATCGCAACCTTGCCGTCCAACGCGCCCATCATGCGCCTCCCGAAATCGTGGCTCCGCCATCGCACACGATGGTCTGGCCGGTGGTGAATGCCCCCGCCTTGCTGGCAAGGAAGACCGCGGCGCCCGCAATTTCGTGCGGCTCGCCGATGCGCTTCAGCGTCGATGCCGCGGTCGAGCGTTTGAGATTCTCGGGATTTTCCCACAAGGCGCGCGCCATGTCGGTGCGGATCAGGCCCGGCGCGATGCAGTTGACGCGCACGCCGCGCGGCCCGAATTCGACCGAGAAATTGCGCGCAACCTGCATGTCGGCGGCCTTCGAAATGCCATAGGCGCCGATGATCGGCGATCCCTTGAGCCCGCCGATCGAGCTGATGATCGTGATCGACCCTTCGCCGCATTCGAGCATTTCGGGCGCGACCATCGAAATCAGCCAGTGGTTGGACAGGATATTATTGTCCATGATCTTGCGGAACTGGTCGTCGCTGATCCCGAGCCCGGGACCATAATAGGGGTTCGACGCGGCGTTGCAGACGAGCGCGGTGATCTTGCCGAAGACGGCGCGCGTCTCGTTCACGAGGTTCTGGAGATCGTCCTTTGACGAGATGTTCGCGGCGACCGAAATCGCCGTGCCCTCGCCGAACTTGGCGTTGATCTCCGCTGCGGTGGCGTCGCAAGCATCCTGCTTGCGGCTTGAAATCACGACCTTCGCGCCCTGCTCGGCCATCGCTTCGGCGGTCGCCTTGCCGATGCCGCGCGACGATCCGGTGATCAGCGCGACCTGCCCGGTCATGTCGAACAGGCTCATGCGCCGGCCTTTCGTGCGAAGTCCCACGCCTTTTCGGCGAGCGGACGGACGCGTTCGGACATGTCTTTCGCGTGCTGCGACGAGGCGGTGCCTTCGATCACGCGCTTCTTGATGCCCTGGATGATTCCCGCGAGGCGGAAGAAATTATAGGCGAAATACCAGTTCATGTCGGGCACCCCG
This DNA window, taken from Sphingopyxis sp. PAMC25046, encodes the following:
- a CDS encoding SDR family oxidoreductase — encoded protein: MSLFDMTGQVALITGSSRGIGKATAEAMAEQGAKVVISSRKQDACDATAAEINAKFGEGTAISVAANISSKDDLQNLVNETRAVFGKITALVCNAASNPYYGPGLGISDDQFRKIMDNNILSNHWLISMVAPEMLECGEGSITIISSIGGLKGSPIIGAYGISKAADMQVARNFSVEFGPRGVRVNCIAPGLIRTDMARALWENPENLKRSTAASTLKRIGEPHEIAGAAVFLASKAGAFTTGQTIVCDGGATISGGA